The stretch of DNA GGATTCTTTATAGTTTTGCTTGGGTCCAGTTTGGGATCTTCACTAGCATTCTGTTTATAAGTTACACctttttctgattttatTCTCCTAAATCTATCGAAACTccatttttgctttcttgGTGTCAGAGTGTCGATTGCCAGAAAAAACTGACATCGTAGCAATTCCAAATCATACAAATTGTATTGTTCAGAATCAAAATCCTTCAAAATCGCGAGATACTTTTGTAGTATTTTTAAAGCTCTCTTGCTTAATGTTTCTCTGGACACGTTATATGGATCATTTTCCCTCAGGACCGGTTCCTTATAATATTCAGATAGAGTTGATAAAGTGAAAAGAACCAACATGATATCAAAAGGGATAACTGCCAAATTGCGAGATTTACCCAACTGGCATTCCAAAAATAGCAGCATATGGTCGTAATTTTCCAGGAGACACATAGAATTCAGCATTTCAAATGCCAGTAGATGCCTCTCAGTGAGGTCCACAAAATAATGTGCACCATTCCGCGGACTCACGTATGAAACGGAATTTATTAGCGCACCATCCATACTCAGACTGCCACTCAAATCACCATTTGCCGGCAACTACCTTCCTATATCTACAATTATATGGGCGGCCCACCGAATGTTTATGCATATACTACTTTTAAAGAACTTACTCACTGTGGAAAAAAATCGGGCCGCgcattgaaaatttttgacatTATAAATTCATCTCATCGTGAAAGTGAAAGAGGTAATTTCAGTTCCTCTTATGCCGTTAAGTTATATTATTACACATTTTACCCACCTCAAAGAATCATATCGTACATACTCCTCTTAATTATGTCCATAGAAAGTTATGCCCAAGAATTAAAATTGGCTCTACACCAATATCCAAACTTTCCTAGTGAGGGAATTCTGTTCGAAGATTTTCTACCCATTTTCAGAAATCCAGGCCTTTTCCAGAAGTTGATCGACGCTTTCAAACTACATCTAGAACAAGCCTTCCCAGAATCTAAAATTGATTATATCGTCGGATTGGAATCCCGTGGGTTCTTATTTGGGCCAACTTTAGCTTTGGCCTTAGGTGTTGGTTTCGTTCCAATTAGAAAGGCAGGTAAATTGCCTGGTGAATGTGTCAAGGCCTTATACGAGAAGGAGTACGGTAAAgatgtttttgaaatacaAAGAAACGCTATTCCAGCAGGTTCTAACGTTATTATTGTCGATGACATTATTGCCACTGGTGGTTCTGCTGTAGCTGCTGGAAAATTGATTGAAGACCTTGAAGCCAACCTTTTGGAATACAGTTTTGTCATGGAGttggattttttgaaaggcAGAGAAAAGTTGAACGCACCAGTTTTTACTTTATTGAACGCTCAGAAGGAGgccttgaaaaaatgattttGTTAAACGTCTTGCTTCACATTCAGGCTTTGTTATTCGCCTGTGTTTAATATGCATATCCCTTTTTTGCTCTTAATTTGGTTGTCTgttatttacttttttagATCGTTTACATACTAagattcatttttattcttcacGCTACCAAACAGCATTATTTAGAGTGTTTATCTATCTTATGACTGTAGAGAGAGGGGTTGGGGCGCAATTTTTATGTATGTGATGGTAGTATTCAAGTATCCTCTGATTTTGGCTTCAAGCGAGCATTCGCCTCATTAACTTCTTTTAATGACGTTCCAGGAACAACGCTCCAGTCTATCATTTTCTCTCCACGGATATTGTATAACCAATCGTTGATTTTTCTGAAATGGTTAGTCCCAAAAAAACCCCTGCTTGCACTTAATGGCGACGGATGCACCGATTTCATCACCATAATATTTGGATGCTTACTACCAT from Saccharomyces mikatae IFO 1815 strain IFO1815 genome assembly, chromosome: 13 encodes:
- the APT1 gene encoding adenine phosphoribosyltransferase APT1 (similar to Saccharomyces cerevisiae APT2 (YDR441C) and APT1 (YML022W); ancestral locus Anc_5.557) produces the protein MSIESYAQELKLALHQYPNFPSEGILFEDFLPIFRNPGLFQKLIDAFKLHLEQAFPESKIDYIVGLESRGFLFGPTLALALGVGFVPIRKAGKLPGECVKALYEKEYGKDVFEIQRNAIPAGSNVIIVDDIIATGGSAVAAGKLIEDLEANLLEYSFVMELDFLKGREKLNAPVFTLLNAQKEALKK